A region of Triplophysa dalaica isolate WHDGS20190420 chromosome 20, ASM1584641v1, whole genome shotgun sequence DNA encodes the following proteins:
- the nucks1b gene encoding nuclear ubiquitous casein and cyclin-dependent kinase substrate 1b — protein MARPSRNKRVVDYAQFQESDDADEDYGRETEKPEKRSDDSRVKDHKKDLSDDDNDYGEDEEDDDDAGDSDFDAKEASRGRQVTTKRKRPADDSDDDVKVVKKKGRQVRQAATKAASKQREILLGDGGSEDEEGKEEEEEDESDAYTGEDSGSDEDFMVEDDDDDSDYGRPKRKIAKVSRRSKELKKSPKPKIRASATRGPKKKRGKRQTKGRRVVKKASPKDEEEEDDEDIESNKEEEEDGGKEEKRKESPAPKKTLDDDSGGEGEENNDNGEKEEKENENEKEEKDDVSEEEAPSGED, from the exons ATGGCAAGACCTTCTAG GAATAAAAGGGTTGTCGACTACGCCCAGTTCCAAGAGTCGGATGATGCAG ATGAGGACTACGGAAGAGAAACCGAGAAACCTGAGAAACGCAG TGACGATTCTCGAGTCAAGGACCACAAGA AAGACTTAAGTGACGATGACAATGACTATGGAGAGGATGAGGAAGATGACGATGATGCTGGTGACAGTGATTTTGATGCTAAAGAGGCCAGCAGGGGGAGGCAGGTGACAACTAAACGGAAAAGGCCAGCAG ATGATAGTGATGATGACGTAAAGGTTGTGAAGAAGAAGGGCCGGCAGGTGCGTCAGGCCGCCACTAAAGCTGCATCCAAACAGAGGGAGATTCTTCTCGGTGATGGAGGAAGTGAGGATGAGGAGGGgaaggaagaggaggaggaagatgaaAGTGATGCTTACACTGGAG AGGACTCAGGCAGCGATGAGGACTTCATGGTGGAGGATGACGATGATGACAGCGACTACGGGCGACCCAAACGAAAGATCGCTAAAGTCAGCAGGAGAAGCAAAGAATTAAAGAAGTCACCTAAACCCAAGATAAGGGCTTCAG CAACCCGAGGGCCTaagaagaagagaggaaaaCGGCAGACGAAGGGGCGGAGAGTTGTGAAGAAGGCTTCACCTaaagatgaagaagaggaagacGACGAAGATATCGAGAGCAACAAAGAGGAGGAAGAAGATGGGGGCAAAGAGGAAAAGAGGAAAGAATCTCCCGCCCCCAAGAAGACGCTGGACGACGATAGTGGCGGAGAAGGGGAGGAAAACAATGACAACGGAGAAAAGGAAGAGAAGGAAAATGAGAACGAAAAAGAGGAAAAGGACGATGTTTCTGAGGAAGAGGCTCCGTCAGGTGAAGACTGA
- the si:ch211-117c9.2 gene encoding solute carrier family 26 member 6 yields MDVSEPFAAKFSVERIILDKTNLDEVAGWQSEIQGPSLKKRIRNSVRCSVGRVWIWILTWIPVLSWIPCYSIRDNALGDLVSGVSVGIMHLPQGMAYALLASVPPVFGLYTSFYPVLVYFIFGTSRHISIGTFAVISIMIGSVSERLAPDDRFIINGTNGSVIVDTEARDELRVNVAAATTLLCGIFQILLGLIRFGFVVTYLSEPLVRGYTTGAATHVIISQLKYMFGLSPQRFTGPLQLLYTLFDLGSLLPQTHVPTLVVSLVSLTVLIIVKEINACYSHRLPLPIPIELMVIISVTLLSHYIDLRDVNGVDVVGEIPNGLSSPTIPEMSLFSSIVVDAFAVAVVGYAINISLGKTFALKHGYKVDSNQELVALGLSNTIGGFFQCYSVTSSMSRSLVQESTGGKTQIASVVSAIIVLVTVLKLGPLFEELPKAVLSTIVFVNLKGMFMQCRDIPALWRRNRVDLLVWLLTFFCTVFLNLDLGLVASVGCSLLTVIFRTQCPRYSLLGRVPGTELYLETDSYKEAKEISGITIFRSSATIYYANAELYQEALLEKSGINVPKFRKLKRMKEEKKRQTKKEDKQSGILRELANKMMVSVKNVTDCPHETDCECIINENGIATVTNGNINWGFQSELDSENTEKHSIILDFTTVSFIDTVTLNTLTNVFRDFAEVDVTVYLSGCQVCVADQLERGGFFSGSVTKSQLFPSIHDAVLYCLSKSKRDLASSEFTQDMSCISRL; encoded by the exons ATGGATGTCTCTGAGCCTTTTGCAGCCAAATTCAGTGTGGAGAGGATCATTCTGGATAAAACTAACCTGGATGAAGTAGCTGGATGGCAGAGTGAAATCCAAGGGCCCTCTTTAAAGAAGAGGATCCGTAACTCGGTGAG GTGCTCAGTTGGACGTGTTTGGATTTGGATTCTGACTTGGATTCCCGTTCTCTCCTGGATTCCCTGTTATTCCATTCGGGATAATGCTCTCGGTGACCTGGTTTCAGGTGTCAGCGTGGGAATCATGCACCTGCCTCAGG GCATGGCGTATGCTCTTCTGGCCTCTGTTCCACCTGTCTTCGGTCTGTACACCTCCTTCTATCCCGTACTGGTTTACTTCATCTTTGGCACCTCGAGACACATCTCAATAG GGACCTTTGCTGTTATCAGCATCATGATCGGAAGCGTCTCAGAGCGACTGGCACCTGATGATCGCTTCATTATTAATGGAACAAACGGATCAGTCATTGTGGATACAGAAGCAAGGGATGAGCTACGGGTAAACGTGGCCGCAGCTACGACATTACTGTGTGGCATCTTTCAG ATTTTGTTGGGTCTGATTCGGTTCGGGTTTGTGGTGACCTATCTCTCGGAGCCACTGGTTCGGGGCTACACGACAGGTGCAGCCACACATGTGATCATCTCTCAGCTTAAATACATGTTTGGACTGTCACCTCAACGATTTACTGGACCCCTGCAGCTGCTTTAT acTCTTTTTGACCTGGGCAGTTTATTGCCCCAGACTCATGTTCCTACTCTGGTGGTCAGTCTGGTGTCTCTCACAGTTCTGATCATTGTCAAAGAGATCAATGCCTGCTACAGTCACAGACTACCTCTACCTATACCAATAGAGCTCATGGTG ATTATTTCAGTGACTCTTCTTTCACATTATATTGATCTCAGAGATGTTAATGGTGTTGATGTGGTGGGAGAGATTCCAAAtgg GCTGTCTTCGCCCACCATCCCAGAGATGTCTTTATTCTCCTCGATTGTTGTGGATGCATTTGCTGTAGCTGTGGTGGGATATGCCATTAACATTTCTCTGGGAAAGACTTTTGCTCTCAAACATGGATATAAAGTAGACAGCAATCAG GAATTGGTAGCTTTGGGGCTCAGTAACACAATTGGTGGATTCTTTCAGTGTTACTCTGTCACCTCCTCCATGTCTCGCAGTCTTGTCCAGGAGAGCACTGGGGGGAAAACACAG ATCGCTAGTGTGGTATCTGCTATTATTGTACTCGTTACTGTTTTGAAGCTTGGGCCACTTTTTGAGGAGCTTCCTAAA GCTGTGCTGTCCACCATAGTGTTTGTGAATCTGAAAGGAATGTTCATGCAGTGTCGGGATATTCCTGCCCTGTGGAGAAGAAACCGAGTGGACCTG CTGGTGTGGCTTTTGACGTTTTTCTGTaccgtttttttaaatctggATCTGGGTCTGGTGGCGTCTGTTGGCTGCAGTCTTCTCACCGTGATCTTCAGGACCCAGTG TCCACGGTATTCTTTACTTGGTAGAGTACCAGGCACAGAGCTCTACTTAGAGACAGACTCATATAAGGAG GCCAAAGAAATCTCAGGTATCACCATTTTCCGTTCCTCCGCTACGATCTACTATGCTAATGCTGAACTCTATCAAGAAGCCTTACTCGAGAag AGTGGAATCAATGTTCCAAAGTTTCGCAAGCTGAAAAGGATGAAAgaggagaaaaagagacaaacgAAGAAAGAAGATAAACAA aGTGGCATCCTGAGAGAGTTAGCAAACAAAATGATGGTCTCTGTGAAGAATGTAACCGACTGTCCCCACGAGACTGACTGTGAATGCATTATCAATGAAAACGGGATAGCAACAGTAACCAACGGTAACATAAACTGGGGCTTTCAGTCTGAGCTGGACtctgaaaatacagaaaaacactccATCATCTTGGACTTCACTACTGTCAGCTTTATCGACACTGTCACACTGAACACACTGACAAAT GTATTTCGAGATTTTGCAGAAGTTGATGTCACTGTTTACCTTTCTGGATGTCAAG TGTGTGTAGCAGACCAGTTGGAGCGAGGGGGATTTTTCTCCGGCTCGGTCACCAAAAGTCAACTTTTCCCATCCATACACGATGCTGTGCTTTACTGTCTATCAAAGTCTAAGAGAGATCTGGCCAGCTCTGAGTTTACACAG GACATGTCCTGCATCTCCCGGTTGTGA
- the si:ch211-117c9.5 gene encoding sodium- and chloride-dependent creatine transporter 1 — MSPEDHFTSDEGSCQDDSQEDAEVGRPLVSEAEVSNTQASEPSVCSALVDAGDPTAELGHSDRQTWSRQMDFIMSCVGFAVGLGNVWRFPYLCYKNGGGVFLIPYILMVFFGGIPVFFLEIALGQFMKKGGVATWNIAPLFKGLGLASMVIVFFCNTYYIMVLVWGLYFLLHSFTSPLPWASCGQEWNTVNCTTNFSRVCVNQSMSLYALNVSSVNTSANCLEPTGLISSVNEFWERKVLRLSGGLDELGDISGHMVLCLLVTWVIVYFCIWKGVKSTGKVVYFTALFPYLVLVVLFVHGVSLPGAVNGIIYYLKPDWSKLSHPQIWIDAATQIFFSYAIGLGALTALGSYNRFNNNCYQDAFILALINSGTSFFAGFVVFSVLGFMAAEQGVNISNVAESGPGLAFIAYPKAVSLMPLAPFWAVLFFLMLLVLGLDSQFVGVEGFITGIMDMLPPKSFLGSLRREIIVAICCFTCFIIDFSMLTEGGMYVFQLFDYYSASGITLLWQAFWECVVVAWVYGADRFMDDVARMIRYRPLPYMKWCWSYITPAVCMGVFLFHLINYKPLVYNSVYVYPWWGEMLGWFLALSSMLCIPLTVLFKLLHCKGTLMERWQHQTTPIWGRHHLEFLPPENEARFLPKPEENKTILFESVI, encoded by the exons ATGTCGCCCGAAGATCACTTCACCA GTGATGAAGGATCGTGTCAAGATGATTCTCAGGAGGATGCAGAAGTCGGCCGCCCTCTGGTGTCAGAGGCAGAGGTGTCAAACACACAGGCGAGTGAGCCGAGTGTCTGCTCGGCTCTCGTGGATGCAGGCGATCCCACTGCAGAACTGGGCCATTCAGATCGACAGACATGGAGCAGACAGATGGACTTTATCATGTCCTGTGTGGGATTTGCTGTTGGCCTTGGAAACGTCTGGAGATTTCCATATCTCTGTTATAAGAATGGAGGAG gtgtgtttctAATCCCCTACATTTTGATGGTGTTTTTCGGAGGCATTCCAGTATTCTTCCTCGAAATCGCACTGGGTCAGTTCATGAAAAAGGGTGGTGTCGCCACATGGAACATCGCTCCTCTTTTTAAAG GGCTTGGTCTGGCATCGATGGTGATTGTGTTCTTCTGCAACACCTACTATATCATGGTTCTGGTATGGGGCCTGTACTTTTTGCTTCACTCTTTTACTTCTCCTCTGCCGTGGGCCTCGTGTGGACAGGAGTGGAACACAGTCAACTGTACCACCAACTTCAGTCGCGTGTGTGTCAATCAATCAATGTCCTTATACGCTCTCAATGTGTCCTCCGTCAACACCAGCGCAAACTGCCTGGAGCCTACGGGCCTGATATCATCTGTCAATGAATTCTGGGA GCGTAAAGTGCTCCGTCTGTCTGGCGGTTTGGATGAATTAGGTGACATCAGTGGTCATATGGTGTTGTGCCTGCTTGTTACATGGGTCATTGTGTACTTCTGTATCTGGAAGGGTGTTAAGTCCACTGGCAAG GTTGTGTATTTTACAGCTCTGTTTCCATACCTGGTCCTGGTGGTTTTGTTCGTTCATGGCGTCTCATTGCCAGGAGCTGTTAATGGTATTATTTACTACCTGAAGCCAGACTGGAGCAAACTGTCACATCCACAG ATATGGATCGACGCTGCCACACAGATTTTCTTTTCGTACGCAATTGGTCTGGGGGCTCTCACTGCGCTCGGGAGCTACAACCGCTTCAACAACAACTGTTACCA AGATGCATTCATTCTGGCTCTTATAAATAGCGGCACAAGCTTTTTCGCAGGGTTCGTCGTCTTCTCAGTTCTGGGGTTTATGGCAGCAGAACAGGGAGTTAACATCAGTAATGTGGCAGAAAGTG GTCCTGGTTTAGCATTTATTGCCTATCCAAAAGCAGTATCGCTCATGCCGTTAGCTCCATTCTGGGCGGTACTCTTCTTCCTCATGCTGCTGGTGCTGGGATTGGACAGTCAG tttgtaGGTGTTGAAGGTTTTATCACCGGAATTATGGACATGCTGCCCCCCAAATCCTTCCTGGGATCTCTGCGTCGGGAAATCATTGTGGCGATATGCTGTTTCAcctgtttcattattgatttTTCCATGTTAACAGAG ggAGGGATGTATGTTTTTCAGTTGTTTGATTATTACTCTGCCAGTGGAATTACTTTGCTCTGGCAAGCCTTCTGGGAGTGTGTGGTGGTGGCCTGGGTATATG GTGCCGACCGCTTTATGGACGACGTGGCCCGTATGATCCGCTATCGGCCTCTACCGTATATGAAGTGGTGCTGGTCTTACATCACACCTGCAGTGTGCATG GGTGTTTTCTTGTTTCACTTGATCAACTACAAGCCATTAGTGTATAATTCTGTGTACGTCTACCCATGGTGGGGTGAGATGCTGGGCTGGTTTCTCGCACTCTCATCGATGCTCTGTATACCTCTCACCGTCCTCTTCAAACTTCTGCACTGCAAAGGAACTCTTATGGAG CGTTGGCAGCACCAGACCACCCCCATCTGGGGGAGACATCACCTCGAATTCCTTCCACCTGAGAACGAAGCCAGATTTCTACCAAAGccagaagaaaataaaaccatACTCTTTGAAAGTGTCATTTAG
- the mfsd4ab gene encoding major facilitator superfamily domain-containing protein 4B, protein MLIEERILTLFKRNCQHTLTYWSVFFSFGLSIAFLGPTILDLKCQTGSTLQEITWVFFSQQFCLLVGTSVGGVFRKTLLSALTTLFLSTFIISVVFAIIPFCYNVLLLAVAMAVSGLAMGFIDTIANIQLVSIYKKDSAMFLQVLHFFIGLGALISPLIADPFISEHCLGANSTENASVLLHHFRLAPVIHDTSPHSLPVQEKPSVSYAFWIMALINLPVPIAVLVLMYREKLLPCCPNSPPRLLDKDELEMETQASGTKEMHEPVTEGHGNLFSCCMNGNLSRLPVTFLGIHILGGIVLFMSEGIMGVYAGFVYTYAVSPPMSLHAKMAAYLNCVFWAAITAGRLVSIPLSYRLRPVYLLIVNLAGVIVISLLLLVFYTNSLFLFVGTSLLGLFLSSVFPCLLAYTEDILNYTGCATSVLVATAQMGEMSMQVLVGSVIQAKGSYSFLVCGMLLGCLAFIFLLFLVLCNHIHRKLAGPSKKAGMVEDPPPFTLPTPEKAG, encoded by the exons ATGTTAATTGAGGAGCGTATATTAACACTTTTCAAAAGGAACTGTCAACATACACTGACATACTGGAGCGTCTTCTTCAGTTTTGGACTAAGCATCGCCTTCTTGGGGCCAACTATCCTAGATCTGAAATGTCAAACCGGCTCCACATTACAGGAGATCACCTGGGTGTTCTTCTCCCAGCAGTTTTGCTTGCTCGTCGGGACCTCAGTTGGAGGAGTTTTCAGAAAAAC GTTGTTGAGTGCCCTAACCACCCTCTTCCTCTCCACCTTCATCATCTCCGTGGTTTTTGCCATCATTCCATTTTGCTATAATGTGCTGTTGCTGGCAGTTGCTATGGCAGTGTCAGGTCTGGCTATGGGTTTCATTGATACTATTGCAAACATCCAGCTGGTGTCCATTTATAAGAAAGACTCTGCCATGTTCTTGCAG GTACTGCACTTCTTCATTGGGCTTGGTGCTTTGATAAGTCCCCTGATTGCAGATCCGTTCATCTCTGAACACTGCCTGGGTGCAAACAGCACCGAAAACGCCTCAGTGTTACTCCACCACTTCAGGTTAGCGCCAGTAATCCACGATACTTCCCCACACTCTCTGCCAGTTCAGGAGAAACCCAGCGTGTCGTATGCCTTCTGGATCATGGCTCTCATAAAT TTGCCTGTGCCGATTGCGGTTCTCGTGCTGATGTACAGAGAGAAGCTGCTTCCCTGCTGTCCAAACAGCCCTCCGCGGCTGCTGGACAAAGACGAATTGGAAATGGAGACCCAGGCATCAGGCACCAAAGAGATGCATGAACCAGTAACTGAAG GACATGGAAATCTCTTCAGCTGCTGTATGAATGGTAATCTGAGCAGGTTACCTGTCACATTTCTTGGCATCCATATCTTGGGTGGGATTGTCCTGTTTATGTCAGAAGGCATTATG GGGGTCTACGCTGGTTTTGTTTATACATATGCTGTTTCGCCTCCCATGTCACTGCATGCAAAAATGGCGGCATATCTCAACTGTGTCTTCTGGGCAGCGATCACTGCAGGACGCCTGGTGTCAATCCCCCTGTCATACCGCTTAAGACCCGTCTACCTGCTCATCGTCAACCTG GCTGGTGTGATTGTTATATCGCTGCTATTGTTGGTCTTCTACACAAacagtttgtttctgtttgtggGGACAAGCTTGCTTGGGCTTTTCCTCAGCAGCGTTTTTCCCTGCTTACTGGCTTATACTGAAGACATCCTGAACTATACGG GATGTGCAACTTCAGTCTTGGTGGCCACTGCTCAAATGGGTGAGATGTCTATGCAGGTGTTGGTTGGATCT GTGATTCAGGCTAAAGGAAGTTACAGTTTCCTGGTGTGTGGCATGCTTCTCGGCTGTCTTGCCTTCATCTTCCTCTTGTTCTTGGTTTTATGTAACCACATCCACAGAAAACTCGCAG GACCATCTAAAAAAGCCGGTATGGTTGAAGACCCACCACCATTCACTCTACCTACTCCAGAGAAAGCAGGATAG